A region of Stegostoma tigrinum isolate sSteTig4 chromosome 5, sSteTig4.hap1, whole genome shotgun sequence DNA encodes the following proteins:
- the utp23 gene encoding LOW QUALITY PROTEIN: rRNA-processing protein UTP23 homolog (The sequence of the model RefSeq protein was modified relative to this genomic sequence to represent the inferred CDS: deleted 4 bases in 4 codons): MKIKRQKTAKKLLAFYKYSYGFREPFQILLDGTSFWQAALKNKIQIKEQMPKYLIGGVSLSVSSCVLKELQSLGKELYGAKLIAQRFQVRSCPHAKSAVSASTCLLSMVGNNNPHHYFVATQDQELTVKIKKLSGVPLMYIIQNTMVLEKPSLKSSAQVRSLHDNQFVPIHQQQTIQHLKEEHGLVKESEPRIKKRKRKGGPNPLSCLKKKVKPAPQQNKEKKRRRSRKKRRIDILCQS, from the exons ATGAAGATCAAGCGGCAGAAAACCGCC AAGAAGCTCCTGGCCTTTTACAAATACAGTTACGGTTTCCGAGAGCCCTTCCAGATCCTCCTGGACGGGACGTCGTTCTGG CAGGCGGCTCTGAAAAACAAAATCCAGATCAAGGAGCAG ATGCCCAAGTACCTGATTGGGGGAG tctctctctccgtctccagCTGCGTCCTGAAGGAACTGCAGTCTCTTGGGAAGGAATTGTACGGGGCCAAGTTGATCGCTCAGCGGTTCCAAGTGAGAAGTTGCCCACACGCGAAAAGCGCAGTGAGTGCCTCCACCTGCCTCCTGTCGATGGTTGGAAACAACAATCCCCATCACTACTTTGTGGCCACACAG GATCAAGAGTTGACTGTGAAAATTAAGAAGTTGTCAGGAGTTCCTCTGATGTACATTATCCAAAATACTATGGTCCTGGAGAAACCTTCTCTCAAATCAAGTGCACAAGTACGTTCGTTGCATGATAATCAATTTGTCCCCATACATCAGCAACAAACTATACAGCATTTGAAAGAAGAGCATGGCCTTGTGAAGGAATCTGAACCCAGG ATAAAAAAACGCAAAAGGAAAGGGGGCCCTAATCCTCTTAGTTGTTTGAAAAAGAAGGTCAAACCAGCACCACaacaaaataaagagaaaaaacgAAGGCGAtcaagaaagaaaagaagaatAGATATATTGTGTCAAAGCTGA